A DNA window from Rhizobium jaguaris contains the following coding sequences:
- a CDS encoding IS110 family transposase, with amino-acid sequence MDETITYVGLDVHKETIAVALADGGGRGDARAFGQIVNTPTALTRMLAKLSQPGRTLKFCYEAGPCGYGIQRQLSAAGHDCVVVAPSLIPHKPGDRIKTDRRDANNLARLHRAGELSAVWIPDTAHEAMRDLVRARLAAVRSLRQARQQLSGFLLRHGFHYSRPAWTQMHRRWLAGLCFEQPIHQIVLQDHIATIEAATERRDRLTKQIETMLSDWSLAPVVVALQSLRGMALVTAATMIAELGDLSRFTNPRQLMAYLGLVPSEHSSGGTRRQGGITKAGNTTARRMLIEAAWSYRFPAKISRDQLIRQEQLPKAIRDTAWKAQERLCGRYRKLTKAGKPATTVTTAIARELSGFVWAIACQVSPR; translated from the coding sequence ATGGACGAGACTATCACATATGTCGGATTGGATGTTCACAAAGAGACGATCGCGGTGGCGCTCGCTGACGGCGGTGGGCGCGGTGACGCGCGCGCGTTTGGCCAGATCGTCAATACGCCAACGGCCTTGACCCGCATGCTGGCCAAGCTTTCGCAGCCGGGTCGGACATTGAAGTTTTGCTACGAAGCGGGACCTTGCGGCTACGGCATTCAGCGGCAACTGTCTGCCGCAGGTCATGATTGCGTGGTCGTCGCCCCTTCTTTGATCCCGCACAAACCAGGCGATCGCATCAAGACAGACCGTCGGGATGCCAACAATCTGGCAAGACTTCATCGCGCTGGAGAACTGAGCGCTGTTTGGATACCAGATACAGCCCATGAGGCGATGCGTGATCTGGTTCGGGCACGGCTTGCCGCTGTGCGCAGCTTGCGGCAAGCGCGCCAGCAGCTCAGCGGATTTCTGCTTCGTCATGGCTTTCACTACAGCCGGCCGGCCTGGACGCAGATGCACCGCCGTTGGTTGGCCGGTCTTTGCTTTGAACAGCCAATCCACCAAATCGTTCTCCAGGATCACATCGCCACAATCGAGGCGGCAACTGAGCGGCGGGATCGGCTGACGAAGCAGATCGAGACCATGTTGAGTGACTGGTCATTGGCTCCGGTGGTCGTCGCGCTGCAATCACTGCGCGGCATGGCTCTGGTGACGGCCGCTACGATGATTGCCGAATTGGGCGATCTCAGCCGCTTCACAAACCCGCGCCAATTAATGGCCTATCTCGGGCTGGTACCATCGGAGCATTCAAGCGGTGGAACTCGGCGGCAGGGCGGCATTACAAAAGCAGGCAATACAACGGCGCGTCGAATGCTGATTGAAGCCGCTTGGAGTTATCGGTTTCCCGCAAAGATCAGCCGTGATCAGTTGATCCGCCAGGAGCAGCTCCCAAAAGCGATCCGCGACACGGCATGGAAGGCGCAGGAGCGGCTGTGCGGCCGCTATCGCAAGCTCACGAAGGCCGGAAAGCCGGCAACGACCGTAACCACGGCGATCGCTCGCGAATTATCCGGATTCGTCTGGGCGATTGCATGCCAGGTCTCACCGCGTTGA